Proteins from a genomic interval of Oceanispirochaeta crateris:
- a CDS encoding M16 family metallopeptidase, which translates to MFLKADKRNSSDQINSPEDPYNLTTHTLSNGLTLYLSCRNHKPRIETRIVIKAGSAQDPEESTGAAHILEHLMFKGSESIGTLRRSEEKVLLEKISRAFESLREVEDEEERKKLFQKIDALNQKASVLSLPGEYDRILSHLGARGVNAYTSVNETVYKCDIPSIELERWISLESERFSRPVIRSFLTEIEAIFEEFNQDLDDDFSRARDLLLEKLFPGHEYGSHTILGKKEHIKAPSIEKIEEFRNTWYRPEHMALCLAGDFDREEALELIDRTWGKWNPPSLEKPLPGPRNAKPLRRSEKHGIKGADSEFTMTGFRFGGVRSEDYDPLCMLDLILSNSQAGLIDLNLVQKQKILDGGSSLSTAGDYSWFVLYGTPGPGQSLGSVHRLLLKQLDLIRKGEFDDRLLKGVIKFLEIEQTQDLESNQIVDAFADCFSEGISWSEYLNRLDRLKNLTAEDLIAFVKDKFNESYVRIDKKEGEDPAQELVNKPEITALNIDYNKESAFFADLRSRNPGYRNPSFPDYNRDLEHCDLNRAVKISRCANKKNDLFEVTFIFPEGKSSSPWLPIAGDYFPYLGTDSLSPDALQKEAFLLGIDLSIQVDLERTVFSLYGKDEDLEKALSFTQSLIRRGRGDRRSYRKYIQGLIKRRKDAKLSKKVLLFGGLYSWGLYGPDSPFRDIIAEKDLKSMDADHLTHEIRRLFDLPHQLFYYGTRSLDEVRTLLIDLHPGTGNTLTLRPKKKYVEKEGDGNVFFTNHDMVQAEVFRLAAQSHFRSSHLASITLFNEFFGAGLNSLFFQEIREARGLAYTAYSSISVPESPQNRHILSSYLGTQADKLPEALSEMERLFQRVPARDRLFEEARTALLKSQSSERIADADIFWSWWEAQELGLNQDYRQKIFHDLESYSYTMMEEYFRNSVIPVKNNILILGNRDELDLKSLEKRGPLYELDPDELFNY; encoded by the coding sequence ATGTTTTTGAAAGCAGATAAGCGGAACAGTTCCGATCAGATAAATTCACCAGAAGACCCCTACAATCTTACAACTCATACCCTATCCAACGGACTGACCCTCTATCTTTCCTGCAGAAATCATAAACCGAGGATTGAAACAAGGATTGTCATTAAAGCCGGATCTGCACAGGATCCGGAAGAGTCCACAGGGGCAGCGCATATTCTGGAACATTTGATGTTCAAGGGGTCAGAGTCGATTGGGACTTTGAGGAGATCAGAAGAAAAAGTCCTCCTGGAAAAGATAAGCAGGGCTTTCGAATCTTTGAGAGAGGTTGAGGATGAGGAGGAACGGAAGAAGCTCTTTCAAAAAATTGATGCCCTCAACCAGAAGGCCTCCGTCTTGAGTCTACCCGGAGAGTATGACCGCATCCTTTCCCATCTGGGGGCAAGAGGTGTGAATGCCTATACCAGTGTGAATGAAACAGTTTATAAATGCGATATTCCCTCAATTGAACTGGAGCGCTGGATCAGTCTGGAATCTGAACGATTTTCCAGACCTGTAATCCGCTCTTTCTTAACAGAGATCGAGGCCATCTTTGAGGAATTCAATCAGGATCTGGATGATGATTTTTCCAGGGCCAGGGATTTGCTCCTGGAAAAACTCTTTCCGGGTCATGAATACGGCAGCCACACCATTTTAGGTAAAAAAGAACATATCAAGGCTCCCTCCATTGAGAAAATCGAAGAATTCCGGAATACCTGGTATCGTCCCGAACATATGGCACTCTGCCTGGCCGGAGATTTTGATCGTGAAGAAGCTCTGGAGCTGATAGACAGAACCTGGGGAAAATGGAATCCGCCAAGTCTGGAGAAGCCACTTCCTGGTCCCAGAAATGCAAAACCCCTGAGGCGATCCGAGAAGCATGGCATCAAGGGAGCCGATTCTGAGTTTACTATGACCGGTTTCCGTTTTGGTGGTGTCCGCTCAGAAGATTATGATCCTCTTTGTATGCTGGATCTCATTCTCAGCAACAGTCAGGCAGGGCTCATAGACCTGAATCTGGTGCAGAAGCAGAAGATTCTAGACGGCGGCAGCAGCCTCAGCACGGCAGGCGATTATAGCTGGTTTGTGCTTTATGGTACTCCCGGTCCGGGGCAGTCTCTCGGGTCTGTCCACAGGCTCTTGCTCAAACAGCTGGATCTGATCAGAAAGGGAGAGTTTGATGACCGGCTCCTCAAGGGCGTTATCAAATTTCTAGAGATAGAACAAACTCAGGATCTTGAATCGAACCAAATTGTAGATGCCTTTGCCGACTGTTTCAGTGAGGGAATCAGTTGGTCTGAGTATTTGAACCGTCTAGATAGGCTGAAAAACCTGACGGCCGAAGATTTGATTGCCTTTGTCAAGGATAAGTTCAATGAGTCCTATGTTCGTATAGACAAGAAAGAAGGTGAAGACCCGGCTCAGGAGCTTGTGAATAAGCCCGAGATTACGGCCTTGAACATTGATTATAACAAAGAATCAGCATTCTTTGCTGATCTCAGATCCAGAAATCCGGGTTATCGTAACCCTTCTTTTCCGGATTATAATAGAGACTTGGAACATTGTGACTTGAATCGTGCCGTTAAAATCAGCCGCTGCGCCAATAAGAAAAATGATCTTTTTGAGGTTACCTTTATTTTTCCTGAAGGAAAGAGTTCTTCCCCCTGGCTGCCCATTGCGGGTGATTATTTTCCATATCTGGGAACTGACTCTCTCAGCCCTGACGCCTTGCAGAAAGAAGCTTTTTTATTAGGGATAGACCTTTCTATTCAGGTGGATCTTGAACGGACCGTCTTTTCTTTGTATGGCAAAGATGAGGATCTCGAAAAAGCCCTGTCTTTTACTCAGTCTTTGATCCGGAGAGGGAGGGGAGACCGAAGGAGCTATAGAAAATACATTCAGGGGCTTATCAAAAGGCGGAAGGATGCCAAGCTCAGTAAAAAGGTCCTCCTCTTTGGGGGGCTTTATTCCTGGGGTCTTTATGGTCCGGATTCTCCTTTTAGGGATATCATCGCTGAAAAAGACCTGAAGTCCATGGATGCGGATCATCTGACCCATGAGATCAGGCGTTTATTTGATCTCCCCCATCAACTTTTTTACTATGGAACCAGATCCTTGGATGAAGTCCGGACCCTCTTGATTGATCTGCATCCTGGAACAGGAAATACGCTTACCCTGCGACCTAAAAAAAAGTATGTTGAAAAAGAAGGGGACGGGAATGTCTTCTTTACAAATCATGACATGGTGCAGGCCGAAGTTTTCAGATTGGCGGCTCAAAGCCATTTCAGATCCAGTCATCTGGCATCTATCACTCTGTTCAATGAGTTTTTCGGAGCTGGTCTGAACTCTCTATTTTTTCAGGAAATTCGGGAAGCGAGGGGCCTCGCCTATACGGCCTACTCCAGCATTTCGGTTCCTGAATCCCCTCAAAACAGGCATATCCTTTCAAGTTATCTAGGAACTCAGGCAGATAAACTTCCCGAAGCTTTGAGTGAGATGGAGCGATTGTTTCAAAGAGTCCCAGCCAGGGATCGTCTTTTTGAGGAAGCCAGGACGGCTCTTTTGAAGAGCCAGTCTTCCGAAAGGATCGCCGATGCGGATATATTCTGGAGTTGGTGGGAAGCTCAGGAACTCGGATTGAACCAGGACTACAGGCAGAAGATCTTTCATGATCTGGAAAGCTACAGCTATACCATGATGGAAGAGTATTTCAGGAATTCTGTGATTCCCGTTAAAAACAACATCCTTATTCTGGGAAACCGGGATGAACTCGATCTGAAATCTTTGGAGAAACGCGGTCCTCTTTATGAATTGGACCCGGATGAATTGTTCAATTATTAA
- a CDS encoding DUF2147 domain-containing protein, with protein sequence MTRKILCVFFILSFFTAPLMANSGILGLWKTVDDTTGEVKSIVKVYEYEGKVFGRILVTYEEGVLKDTYINPIHRAENVKGTPFFSGLDFIWNMEKKGDKWKKGKIMDPQQGKVYSSEIWLENGNLIVRGKIGPIGRNQTWLPATARDLPSGVSDPNSIVPSIPQ encoded by the coding sequence ATGACAAGAAAAATCTTATGTGTGTTCTTTATTTTATCTTTTTTTACAGCCCCTTTAATGGCTAATTCAGGAATCCTTGGTCTGTGGAAGACCGTTGATGATACGACTGGGGAAGTCAAATCTATTGTTAAAGTGTATGAGTATGAAGGAAAAGTTTTTGGAAGAATCTTGGTGACCTATGAAGAAGGGGTCCTGAAAGATACGTACATCAATCCCATTCATAGGGCAGAAAATGTCAAGGGAACTCCTTTTTTCTCAGGTCTGGATTTTATCTGGAATATGGAGAAAAAAGGAGATAAATGGAAGAAGGGAAAGATCATGGATCCCCAGCAGGGGAAAGTCTATTCATCAGAGATCTGGCTTGAAAACGGAAACCTGATTGTCCGTGGTAAGATTGGTCCCATCGGCCGGAACCAGACTTGGCTCCCGGCCACAGCAAGGGATCTTCCTTCGGGTGTTTCGGACCCAAATAGCATCGTCCCGTCTATTCCCCAATAA
- a CDS encoding M16 family metallopeptidase — protein MNHMRKYTYLLILFVLLHPLLWGEGQGEAIPLEPTVLHGTLDNGMQYYIKHNETPENRAVLRLAVNAGSLMEDPDQLGMAHFLEHMAFNGTASYEKNDLVHYLQGIGMQFGPDINAHTSFDETVYKLMIPLDQPENLSTGLDILEQWAFHMSLETKDIEEERGIILEEWRRGLGASRRMMDAAYPQIMYKSQYGERLPIGTEESIKTSTAESIRRFYNDWYRPDLMAIVAVGDFNPEDIENEIKERFEKYSNPQRPRERVEPPVPDHRETVFTNQSDPEATWTAAIVFNKFPKTEIRNKADIRDGLMEDLYLTMFNNRLEDLQNSPEPPFSYAYVDFSSLTREKTFHTMTVVTAEDDLYGGFKTLLTEEKRIKDHGFTESELIRARKELYSRMFTAYNNRNNRESAELAEEYVRHFLDQSPAPGIEYLWSVFNESIESIKLEDIREKSHQWLSEENRVIYTMSPQRDDLEAIDPIVLSGIKFKVNQTETEVLEDKVTESSLMEHVPEAGSIIGRRELTEAKAEELTLSNGVRVVLKKTDFKENEILFSAMSPGGISLAEDENYLSASFASQIVKLGGVGAFSKQDLDRVLAGSTASLQPVISEMSSGVRGSSTRKDLETLFQLNYLYFSAPRLDKPMWDSYRTRLGNNLKNRDSNPMTQYSDLLISLLYQDHPRSQPLKEEMLPEIDPAMAFDFYRDRFSQAENFTFFITGSFDEEQLIPLIETYLASLPNAGSPETWQDRNLRYPKGQIRESLSSGQDPVSYVTMIYPGEWEWSNLETQLIQAVSDSLQMMITEEIRENAAGTYSPSVSVTPAKVPYEDYYFMISFSCDPERTEDLVNLVKQTLNNIKDGKIEDRFVQDVIKARTVLLEEEQRKNNFWLSRLERNYFLDLDDSDIVAVNELEGNYTKEVFQDRISRYFSDEDNLEVILYPAE, from the coding sequence ATGAATCACATGCGTAAATATACATATCTCCTCATATTGTTTGTACTTCTGCATCCTCTGCTCTGGGGAGAAGGACAAGGAGAGGCGATTCCCCTGGAACCCACAGTCCTGCATGGGACCCTTGACAATGGTATGCAATACTACATCAAGCATAACGAGACTCCCGAAAACAGGGCCGTCCTAAGGCTGGCTGTCAATGCAGGCTCCCTGATGGAAGATCCGGATCAGCTAGGTATGGCGCATTTTTTAGAGCACATGGCCTTCAATGGTACGGCTTCCTATGAGAAAAATGATCTTGTCCACTATCTACAGGGTATAGGCATGCAATTCGGGCCGGATATCAATGCTCATACCTCCTTCGATGAAACTGTATACAAGCTTATGATTCCCCTAGATCAGCCTGAAAACCTCAGCACAGGATTGGATATTTTGGAACAATGGGCTTTCCATATGAGCCTTGAAACCAAGGACATAGAAGAAGAAAGAGGAATCATATTAGAAGAGTGGCGACGCGGTCTGGGAGCTTCACGCAGAATGATGGATGCAGCCTACCCTCAAATTATGTATAAATCTCAGTATGGAGAACGGCTTCCCATCGGAACAGAGGAATCGATTAAAACCAGTACTGCAGAGTCAATCCGCCGCTTTTATAATGATTGGTACCGCCCCGACCTGATGGCCATCGTTGCCGTGGGTGACTTTAACCCGGAAGACATAGAAAATGAGATTAAAGAACGGTTTGAAAAATATTCAAACCCACAACGTCCCCGGGAACGGGTGGAACCTCCGGTTCCCGATCACAGGGAAACCGTTTTTACAAATCAAAGCGATCCTGAAGCCACATGGACCGCGGCCATCGTTTTTAATAAATTCCCAAAAACAGAAATAAGAAATAAGGCAGACATCAGGGATGGACTCATGGAGGATCTCTATCTGACGATGTTCAATAACAGGCTGGAAGACCTGCAAAACAGTCCAGAGCCGCCCTTTAGCTATGCTTATGTCGACTTCAGCTCTCTCACCAGAGAGAAAACATTTCACACCATGACCGTTGTGACAGCTGAAGACGACTTATATGGCGGGTTCAAGACACTCTTGACTGAAGAAAAAAGAATTAAAGATCATGGATTCACAGAATCAGAACTCATCAGAGCCCGCAAAGAGCTCTACTCTAGAATGTTTACGGCCTACAACAACAGGAATAACAGAGAATCGGCAGAATTAGCAGAAGAATATGTACGGCATTTCCTGGATCAATCTCCAGCACCGGGAATTGAGTATCTCTGGTCCGTCTTCAACGAGAGCATAGAATCCATAAAACTCGAGGATATCAGAGAGAAAAGTCATCAATGGCTGAGTGAAGAAAACAGGGTCATCTATACAATGTCACCCCAGCGGGACGATCTTGAAGCCATTGACCCAATCGTTCTTTCGGGAATCAAATTCAAAGTAAATCAGACGGAAACCGAAGTTCTGGAAGACAAAGTGACCGAATCCTCTCTTATGGAACATGTTCCCGAAGCGGGAAGCATAATAGGCAGGAGAGAGCTAACGGAGGCAAAAGCTGAAGAGTTGACACTCAGTAATGGAGTCCGGGTTGTCCTTAAGAAAACAGACTTTAAGGAAAATGAAATCCTCTTTTCCGCCATGTCTCCCGGGGGGATTTCACTGGCAGAGGATGAAAATTATTTGAGTGCCTCCTTCGCTTCTCAAATTGTTAAATTGGGAGGAGTGGGAGCCTTTTCCAAGCAGGACCTTGATAGAGTCCTGGCCGGTTCCACTGCCAGCCTGCAGCCAGTGATCAGCGAGATGAGCAGCGGCGTAAGAGGCAGCAGTACAAGGAAGGACTTAGAAACACTCTTTCAGCTAAACTATCTCTACTTCAGCGCTCCCCGACTGGATAAACCCATGTGGGATTCCTATAGGACACGTCTGGGGAACAATCTAAAAAATAGAGACTCAAATCCCATGACCCAGTATTCAGACCTGCTGATCTCTTTGCTATATCAGGATCACCCCAGAAGCCAGCCGCTTAAGGAAGAAATGCTCCCTGAAATTGACCCTGCTATGGCTTTTGATTTCTACAGGGATCGTTTTTCCCAGGCTGAAAATTTTACATTCTTCATCACAGGCAGCTTTGATGAAGAACAGCTCATTCCGTTGATCGAAACGTATCTGGCTTCCCTTCCAAATGCAGGAAGCCCTGAGACTTGGCAAGACAGAAATCTGCGATACCCCAAGGGACAAATAAGAGAGAGTCTAAGCAGCGGGCAGGACCCGGTGAGCTATGTCACAATGATTTATCCTGGAGAATGGGAATGGAGCAACCTGGAAACTCAACTGATACAGGCTGTCTCTGATTCACTGCAGATGATGATCACAGAAGAAATCAGGGAAAATGCAGCAGGCACCTACAGCCCATCCGTATCTGTCACCCCTGCGAAGGTTCCCTATGAAGACTATTATTTTATGATCTCCTTCTCATGCGATCCGGAAAGAACAGAAGATTTAGTGAACCTGGTCAAACAAACCCTGAACAATATCAAAGATGGAAAAATTGAAGACCGGTTTGTTCAGGATGTGATAAAAGCGCGAACTGTTTTACTGGAAGAGGAACAGAGAAAGAACAACTTCTGGCTATCCCGTCTGGAAAGAAACTACTTTCTGGACCTGGACGACAGTGACATCGTTGCTGTAAATGAACTGGAAGGAAATTATACAAAAGAGGTTTTTCAAGATAGGATTTCCCGGTACTTCTCCGACGAAGACAACCTGGAAGTCATCCTTTATCCTGCGGAATAA